In Corylus avellana chromosome ca2, CavTom2PMs-1.0, the following proteins share a genomic window:
- the LOC132172924 gene encoding probable F-box protein At4g22030: protein MASSTLRLSSSSCSRQINSVIHVPKLPKVIPYFSIPKIPTTKPVEELNLRDGFKRIVPVEKISTAPIHDKSPNSDATAATTQLYAILEAVADRVEMHANIGKQRENWNTLLLNSVNMITLTAATMAGAAAIGGAGMPLLALKLSSTLLYSAATGMLLVTNKIQPSQLAEEQRNATRLFRQIQTQIQTMMALGSPSKEDVKSVMEKVLAADKAYPLPLLGAMLDKFPAKFEPSVWWPSNQQIQKKNKSSEGKQRGQKNNGWSEEMEVEMREIIEVVKRKDIEDYERLGNLVLKINKVLAISGPLLTGIAAVGSAFVGNASWAAVVAVAAGALGSAVNAFEHGAQVGMVFEMYRNCAGFFQLLQESIEVTLEERDLEKRENGELFEMNVALKLGRSLSNFKELARKSASSRIDGTAIDEFASKLF, encoded by the coding sequence ATGGCTTCTTCAACTCTGCGattatcttcatcttcttgttcCAGGCAAATCAATTCTGTTATTCATGTCCCTAAACTTCCTAAAGTCATTCCCTATTTCTCAATTCCAAAAATACCAACGACAAAGCCGGTTGAGGAATTGAATCTCAGAGATGGGTTCAAGAGAATAGTTCCGGTAGAAAAGATCAGTACTGCACCAATCCATGATAAATCACCCAACTCCGACGCCACTGCGGCGACTACCCAACTATATGCCATCTTAGAGGCCGTGGCTGACAGGGTGGAGATGCACGCCAACATTGGAAAACAGCGTGAAAACTGGAATACCCTTCTTCTCAACTCCGTCAACATGATAACCCTCACTGCTGCCACCATGGCCGGTGCTGCAGCAATTGGTGGCGCCGGAATGCCCCTTTTGGCTCTCAAACTGTCGTCCACTCTCTTGTATTCTGCAGCCACTGGGATGTTGCTTGTGACGAACAAAATACAGCCTTCACAGCTTGCAGAGGAGCAACGCAATGCTACGAGATTGTTCAGGCAGATCCAGACCCAAATCCAAACCATGATGGCTCTCGGGAGTCCATCTAAAGAAGATGTGAAGAGCGTTATGGAAAAGGTTTTGGCCGCCGACAAAGCATACCCACTTCCCTTGCTAGGAGCCATGCTTGACAAATTCCCTGCAAAGTTTGAGCCATCTGTTTGGTGGCCTTCAAATCAACAAATCCAGAAGAAAAACAAGTCATCTGAAGGGAAGCAACGCGGTCAGAAGAATAATGGGTGGAGTGAGGAAATGGAAGTAGAAATGCGAGAGATCATCGAAGTGGTGAAGAGAAAGGACATTGAGGACTACGAAAGGCTAGGCAACTTGGTGTTGAAGATCAACAAGGTTTTAGCCATCTCAGGTCCATTACTCACTGGCATTGCAGCCGTCGGATCTGCTTTCGTTGGTAACGCCTCATGGGCTGCAGTAGTAGCGGTGGCTGCGGGGGCTTTAGGTAGCGCGGTTAATGCATTTGAACATGGTGCCCAAGTTGGGATGGTGTTTGAGATGTATAGAAACTGCGCTGGCTTCTTCCAATTACTCCAAGAATCCATTGAAGTCACACTTGAGGAAAGAGAtttggagaaaagagaaaacggAGAGTTGTTTGAAATGAATGTAGCTTTAAAATTGGGGAGAAGCTTGTCAAATTTCAAAGAACTAGCCAGAAAGTCAGCTTCTTCACGTATAGATGGAACCGCCATAGATGAATTCGCTAGCAAGCTCTTTTAG
- the LOC132172989 gene encoding probable F-box protein At4g22030: MASSTLRLSSSSCSRQINAVIHVPKLPEVIPFSIPKIPTTKPVEELNLRDGFKRIVPVEKISTAPIHDKSPNSDATAATTQLYAILEAVADRVEMHANIGKQRENWNTLLLNSVNMITLTAATMAGAAAIGGAGMPLLALKLSSTLLYSAATGMLLVTNKIQPSQLAEEQRNATRLFRQIQTQIQTMMALGSPSKEDVKSVMEKVLAADKAYPLPLLGAMLDKFPAKFEPSVWWPSNQQIQKKNKSSEGKQRGQKNNGWSEEMEVEMREIIEVVKRKDIEDYERLGNLVLKINKILAISGPLLTGIAAVGSAFVGNSSWAAVVAVAAGALGSAVNAFEHGGQVGMVFEMYRNCAGFFQLLQESIESTLEEKDLEKRENGELFEMNVALKLGRSLSQLRELARKSASSRMDGTTIDEFASKLF; this comes from the coding sequence ATGGCTTCTTCAACTCTGCGattatcttcatcttcttgttcCAGGCAAATCAATGCTGTTATTCATGTCCCTAAACTTCCAGAAGTCATTCCTTTCTCAATTCCAAAAATACCAACGACAAAGCCGGTTGAGGAATTGAATCTAAGAGATGGGTTCAAGAGAATAGTTCCGGTTGAAAAGATCAGTACTGCACCAATCCACGATAAATCACCCAACTCCGACGCCACTGCGGCGACTACCCAACTATATGCCATCTTAGAGGCCGTGGCTGACAGGGTGGAGATGCACGCCAACATTGGAAAACAGCGTGAAAACTGGAATACCCTTCTTCTCAACTCCGTCAACATGATAACCCTCACTGCTGCCACCATGGCCGGTGCTGCAGCGATTGGTGGCGCCGGAATGCCCCTTTTGGCTCTCAAACTGTCGTCCACTCTCTTGTATTCTGCAGCCACTGGGATGTTGCTTGTGACGAACAAAATACAGCCTTCACAGCTTGCAGAGGAGCAACGCAATGCTACGAGATTGTTCAGGCAGATCCAGACCCAAATCCAAACCATGATGGCTCTCGGGAGTCCATCTAAAGAAGATGTGAAGAGCGTTATGGAAAAGGTTTTGGCCGCCGACAAAGCATACCCACTTCCCTTGCTAGGAGCCATGCTTGACAAATTCCCTGCAAAGTTTGAGCCATCTGTTTGGTGGCCTTCAAATCAACAAATCCAGAAGAAAAACAAGTCATCTGAAGGGAAGCAACGCGGTCAGAAGAATAATGGGTGGAGTGAGGAAATGGAAGTAGAAATGCGAGAGATCATCGAAGTGGTGAAGAGAAAGGACATTGAGGACTACGAAAGGCTAGGCAACTTGGTGTTGAAGATCAACAAGATTTTAGCCATCTCAGGTCCATTACTCACTGGCATTGCAGCCGTCGGATCTGCTTTTGTCGGTAACAGCTCATGGGCTGCAGTAGTAGCGGTGGCTGCGGGGGCTTTAGGTAGCGCGGTTAATGCATTCGAGCATGGTGGCCAAGTTGGGATGGTGTTTGAGATGTACAGAAACTGCGCTGGCTTTTTCCAGCTACTCCAAGAATCAATTGAATCCACACTTGAGGAAAAAGAtttggagaaaagagaaaacggAGAGTTGTTTGAAATGAATGTGGCTTTGAAACTGGGAAGAAGCTTATCACAGCTCAGAGAACTTGCCAGAAAGTCAGCTTCTTCACGTATGGATGGAACCACCATAGATGAATTTGCTAGCAAGCTTTTTTAG
- the LOC132170117 gene encoding probable F-box protein At4g22030, whose translation MRAETQDKRYIAAINKTQPASLPPFSISTFPLSPYKEKLRENLHQMASSTLRLSSSSSCSRQIDAVIHVPKLPKVIPYFSIPKIPTTKPVEELNLRDGFKRIVPVEKISTAPIHDKSPNSDATAATTQLYAILEAVADRVEMHANIGKQRENWNTLLLNSVNMITLTAATMAGAAAIGGAGMPLLALKLSSTLLYSAATGMLLVMNKIQPSQLAEEQRNATRLFKQIQTQIQTMMALGSPSKEDVKSVMEKVLAADKAYPLPLLGAMLDKFPATFEPSVWWPSNQQIQKKNKSSEGKQRGQKNNGWSEEIEVEMREIVEVVKRKDIEDYERLGNLVLKINKVLAIAGPLLTGIAAVGSAFVGNGSWAAVVAVAAGALGSAVNAFEHGGQVGMVFEMYRNCAGFFQLLQESIETTLEERDLEKRENGELFEMNVALKLGRSLSQLRELARKSASSRMDGTAIDEFASKLF comes from the exons ATGAGAGCTGAGACCCAAGACAAGCga TATATTGCTGCTATAAATAAGACTCAACCAGCCTCTCTACCTCCATTCTCAATCTCAACCTTCCCACTTTCCCCCTACAAAGAAAAGCTCAGAGAAAACCTCCATCAAATGGCTTCTTCAACTCTTCGattatcttcatcatcttcttgttcCAGGCAAATCGATGCTGTTATTCATGTCCCTAAACTTCCAAAAGTCATTCCTTATTTCTCAATTCCAAAAATACCAACGACAAAGCCGGTTGAGGAATTGAATCTAAGAGATGGGTTCAAGAGAATAGTTCCGGTAGAAAAGATCAGTACTGCACCAATCCATGATAAATCACCCAACTCCGACGCCACTGCGGCGACTACCCAACTATATGCCATCTTAGAGGCCGTGGCTGACAGGGTGGAGATGCACGCCAACATTGGAAAACAGCGTGAAAACTGGAATACCCTTCTTCTCAACTCCGTCAACATGATAACCCTCACTGCTGCCACCATGGCCGGTGCTGCAGCGATTGGTGGCGCCGGAATGCCCCTTTTGGCTTTGAAACTGTCGTCCACTCTCTTGTATTCTGCAGCCACTGGGATGTTGCTTGTGATGAACAAAATACAGCCTTCACAGCTTGCAGAGGAGCAACGCAATGCTACGAGATTGTTCAAGCAGATCCAGACCCAAATCCAAACCATGATGGCTCTCGGGAGTCCATCTAAAGAAGATGTGAAGAGCGTTATGGAAAAGGTTTTGGCCGCCGACAAAGCATACCCACTTCCATTGCTAGGAGCCATGCTTGACAAATTCCCTGCAACGTTTGAGCCATCTGTTTGGTGGCCTTCAAATCAACAAATCCAGAAGAAAAACAAGTCATCTGAAGGAAAGCAACGAGGTCAGAAAAATAATGGGTGGAGTGAAGAAATAGAAGTAGAAATGCGAGAGATCGTCGAGGTGGTGAAGAGAAAGGACATTGAGGACTACGAAAGGCTAGGCAACCTGGTGTTGAAGATCAACAAGGTTTTAGCCATCGCAGGTCCATTGCTCACTGGCATTGCAGCCGTCGGATCTGCTTTTGTTGGTAACGGCTCATGGGCTGCAGTAGTAGCGGTGGCTGCGGGGGCTTTAGGAAGCGCAGTTAATGCATTCGAGCATGGTGGCCAAGTTGGGATGGTGTTTGAGATGTACAGAAATTGCGCTGGCTTCTTCCAGCTACTCCAAGAATCCATTGAAACCACACTTGAGGAAAGAGAtttagagaaaagagaaaatggagagtTGTTTGAAATGAATGTGGCTTTAAAACTGGGGAGAAGCTTGTCACAACTCAGAGAACTTGCCAGAAAGTCAGCTTCTTCACGTATGGATGGAACCGCCATAGATGAATTCGCTAGCAAGCTCTTTTAG
- the LOC132170118 gene encoding probable F-box protein At4g22030 produces the protein MNKELNIMNKEENGSPINRPGVVRYYIAAINKTQPASLPPFSISTFPLSPYKEKLRENLHQMASSTLRLSSSSSCSRQINAAIHVPKLPKVITYFSGPKIPTRKLVEELKIREGFTSIVPVEKINEITTTSTDDKIATTQLYAILEAVADRVEMHANIGKQRENWNTLLLNSVNMITLTAATMAGAAAIDGAGMPLLALKLSSTLLYSAATGMLLVMNKIQPSQLAEEQRNATRLFKQIQTQIQTTLALGTPTEKDVRGLMEKVLAVDKAYPLPLLGAMLDKFPAKFEPSVWWPSNQQIQKKNKSSQGKQRDEKKNGWSEEMEVEMREIIEVVKRKDIEDYERLGNLVLRINKVLAISGPLLTGIAAVGSAFVGNGSWAAVVAVAAGALGSAVNAFEHGSQIGMVFEMYRNCAGFFQLLQESIEATLEERDFGKRENGELFEMNVALKLGRSLSNLRKLARKSASSRMDGTTIDEFACKLF, from the exons ATGAATAAAGAGTTGAATATTATGAATAAAGAAGAGAATGGGTCACCCATTAATAGGCCAG GTGTTGTTCGGTATTATATTGCTGCTATAAATAAGACTCAACCAGCCTCTCTACCTCCATTCTCAATCTCAACCTTCCCACTTTCCCCCTACAAAGAAAAGCTCAGAGAAAACCTCCATCAAATGGCTTCTTCAACTCTCCGattatcttcatcatcttcttgttcCAGGCAAATCAATGCTGCTATTCATGTCCCTAAACTTCCTAAAGTCATCACTTATTTCTCAGGTCCAAAAATACCAACAAGAAAGCTGGTAGAGGAATTGAAGATAAGGGAGGGATTCACGAGCATAGTCCCGGTAGAAAAGATCAATGAGATCACTACCACATCAACTGATGACAAAATTGCAACTACCCAACTCTATGCCATCTTAGAGGCCGTAGCTGACAGGGTGGAGATGCACGCAAACATTGGAAAACAGCGTGAAAACTGGAATACCCTTCTTCTCAACTCCGTCAACATGATAACCCTCACTGCTGCCACCATGGCCGGTGCTGCAGCCATTGATGGCGCTGGAATGCCCCTTTTGGCTTTGAAACTGTCGTCCACTCTCTTGTATTCCGCAGCCACTGGGATGTTGCTTGTGATGAACAAAATACAGCCTTCACAGCTTGCAGAGGAGCAACGCAATGCTACGAGATTGTTCAAGCAGATCCAGACCCAAATCCAAACCACGCTGGCTCTCGGGACTCCAACTGAAAAAGATGTGAGGGGCTTGATGGAAAAGGTTTTGGCCGTCGACAAAGCATACCCACTTCCCTTACTAGGAGCAATGCTTGACAAATTCCCTGCAAAGTTTGAGCCATCTGTTTGGTGGCCTTCAAATCAGCAAATCcagaagaaaaacaagtccTCTCAAGGTAAGCAAcgagatgagaagaagaatgGGTGGAGTGAGGAAATGGAAGTAGAAATGCGAGAGATCATCGAGGTGGTGAAGAGAAAGGACATTGAGGACTACGAAAGGCTAGGCAACCTGGTGTTGAGGATCAACAAGGTTTTAGCCATCTCAGGTCCATTGCTCACTGGCATTGCAGCCGTCGGATCTGCTTTTGTTGGTAACGGCTCATGGGCTGCGGTAGTAGCGGTGGCTGCGGGGGCTTTAGGTAGCGCGGTTAATGCATTCGAGCATGGTAGCCAAATTGGGATGGTGTTTGAGATGTACAGAAACTGTGCTGGCTTCTTCCAGCTACTCCAAGAATCCATTGAAGCCACACTTGAGGAAAGagattttgggaaaagagagaacGGAGAGTTGTTTGAAATGAATGTGGCTTTGAAACTGGGGAGAAGCTTGTCAAACCTCAGAAAACTAGCCAGAAAATCAGCTTCTTCACGTATGGATGGAACCACCATAGATGAATTCGCTTGCAAGCTCTTTTAG